GTGCAGTTCGGCGTGGCCGCTCTGGTGCTCGACCTGCTCAAGGGCTTTGTGCCCGTGCTGCTGGCCTCCACCTGGAACGACTCTCCGCTCTTTCTGAGCTTTGTCATTCTGGGCGCCATCTTCGGCCACATCTTTCCCTGCTTTCTCCACTTCCGGGGCGGCAAGGCCGTGGCAACCACGGTGGGCACCTTTTTCGCGGTCAGCTTCTGGAGCACCTTTTTCTCCGGCGCGCTCTGTCTGGCCGTGGTCGCCCTGTCCGGTCACGTATCCATGGGTTCCCTGACACTGGCACTGGCCATTCCCGTCTTTCTGTTCCTGACCGGCAACTTCGGGTTCGTGCCCGTGGGCATGCTCGTGACCCTGATCCTGTTCTGGCGGCACCGCGACAACATCTACCGCCTTGCGCGCGGCGAGGAGAATCCCTGGCTCAAGTCCAGCAAGTAACCACCCCGCCTGCACTCGAAAAGCAAGGGCCGGGAAAGACGCTATGTCTTTCCCGGCCCTTTTCCCACTTGCGGTCGGGCCCGAATCGAACATCGGCTATTGCAAGGCTCGCCGCAACTTCTCGAGGTTCCTTTCAAAAGTATCCGCTATCAATCTTTCAGCAGCGTCTCCGTTGTCGTGAAACGTCTCCGGAACAACCGGAACGGCTCCGGCCCGGCGCATGGCCTGCAAGGGCACGCCTCCCGGTTCCCATGCGCACACAACGGCCTTGACGCCGTTCTCCCGAAGCTCTTCCGCAAAGGCATCGCCCTGCTCCGAGGTCCAATCCTGCTCGGGCCGGGAAAAACAGCCGATCACGTCAAGGCCGAAGCCATCCGTCAGATAGCCGAAATTCGGAGTCATGGCCGCCACGGTCACGGATTCCGATTCCGCAAACGCCATTTCATACCGGGTACGCAGGGCAAACAGGGTTGTCTGCAACGATTCGAGATTGTGCCGAATGCGGTCCCGCTGTCCGGGAAACAGCCGTTCCAGATCCGCGGCCGCAATGGCGGCCATGCGCGCCATGCCCGCAGGGCCTCGCCATGCAAATGGGGAAACCCTGCCCTGCACCGAGAGAAGCGGCACACCGACCCCGGAACCATCCAGGGGCCGGGCCGCGTCAATGTGCACGATGCGGATGTTGGCCCGCCTCGCCCACGGATACAGGGGATCTTCGGGCCAGGCCGACGCAATGGAGAGGACGGCTTCGGCCTTTTCGGCCCGTTCCCGGAATTCGGGAAAATGTCTTTTGCAATACGCGGCATGGCCCTGCATGGAATAGCCTGCCGGAACAGCGCGTTCCACATGAATGGATGTCCCTTGGCACAACGCCCGTCCCATCAGCAGCGTGGCATCCAGAGAAGCCAGCACGACCGGTACGGACTGCCCGGCACGGACCGGAACGGCCAGACTCATCACCACGAACAGCCCCAACATGATTCGGAAAAACATCAGACCGACGCCTCCTTGAACGATCCGCAACAGGCACGAACAAACGCGGTCAGGGCGAATATGCACGATGCGGCCAGAATGATGGCCCCGCCCGAGGGCACCGGTATCTCGAACTGCATGGGCACGATGACCCCGAGCAGGCAGCTTGCCGAGGCAAACGTCATGCTCAGGAAGAAGAATCCGCGCATGGACCGGCTCACGTTGCGCGCGGCTGCAGCCGGAATGATGAACAGGGCCTCCACCAGCACCGCGCCCACGATCTTGAGCGAAGCCACGGTAATGAGCGTGATCATGAGAATGAACACGTAGTCGTGCAATTTGGCGTTCACCCCGCGAACCTGCGCCAGACTCGGGTTGAATCCCGCCAGCAGCATCCGGTTGAACAGGGGAATGCCCAGTCCCGCGCACAGGATCGTGATGATCAGCAGCACGTTCATGTCCGTATCATTCACCGTGAGGATGGAGCCGAACAGAATGTTGTCCAGAACATGCATGTTCACGCGCCCGGTCACGTACAGCAGCACGCACGCGCCCACGGCCAGCGACACGGACAGAAACACGCCGATGACGGTATCCGGAGACATGCGCGTCCGGTTGCGCGTATAGTTCATGAGCAGACCGAACAGGATGCAGAATCCGAACAGCGAGGCATAGGGCGCGGTCACGGGTTCGCCCAGTACCACGCCGAGTGCCACGCCCGTAAGCGCGGCCTGCCCCACTGCCTGAGAGAAGAATGCCAGCCGCTTGCTCACCACCATGGTGCCGATGCCGCCGAGCAGCGGTCCGATGAGCAGGGAGCACAACAGGGCATTGACCACGAACGCATACTGAAGAAAATCCGGCAGCACGCCGGATCGGCCCCATTCCATGAGCGGGACTCGAATCAGGTCATACAGAAAATCCATACGTCAGGCCGCCTTTGCCGAGGAAAAGATGGAAAACACGCGATCCGGGGTCAGCTCCGATTCCGGCGGACCGGAAAACAGCACGCGCCGGTTCACGCAGGTCACGGCGTCTCCGAGTTCGCGCACCACGGACAGATCGTGATGAATGACCAGCACCGTGGCTCCCTCGTCCCGAAATTCGCGACAAAAGGAACGCACCAGCTCATCGCCCTCCCTGTCCAGCCCGGTTGCGGGCTCGTCCAGAATGAGCAGCCTTGGCCTCGGAATCAGGGCCTGCGCCAACAGTACGCGCTGCCGCTCGCCCCCGGACAATGCGCCGAACAGCCGCTTTCGCTTGCCGGACATGCCCACGCGATCCAGCGCCTCGGCCACTTCGGCCCGATGTCTGCGTCCGAGCCCGAGAAATGCGGGCCGATGCTGGCAGGTCATGGCCAGAAAATCCTCCACGGTCATGGGCAGGGTACGGTCAAAGTCCAGCGCCTGCGGCACATATCCGATGGTTCTTGCCCTGCCCCACCGGATGCGGATGGTTCCGGTGTGCGGCATCTGCCCCAGCAGGGATCGCAGCAGCGATGTCTTGCCCCCGCCGTTCGGACCGATCAGGCAATGGATGGTTCCGGCCTCGACCGCAAAGTCGATGTGCTCCAATATGGAGCCGCCTCCGAGCCACAGCCCCACATCCTCGAAATGCAGGGAAGGTCCCATGTCCGCCCGTGGCCTAGCCATGATGTGCCTCCTTGTGCATGACTTGCGCATCCTCCAGAGCACGGGTCAGGGCTTCCAGATTGGCACGAATGCCCTTTTCGAAACCGCCAACCGAATATTCCCCGGCAGTCAGATGCGACAGATGCCGGATGCGCACCCCGGTTTCCTGATGAATCGTCTGCACGAACCTGTCCGGAAAATGCATCTCGGTAAACACCACCTCCACGCCGAGCCGCCGGATTTCCTCGATGGTCTTGGCAAGCTGGCTGGCCGTGGGTTTGAGTCCATGCCCCGGCTCGATCACGGCGGTCACCTGAAGTCCGAATTCCTGAAACAGGTAGTCGTACCCTCCGTGAATGGTGGCACACCGGAAATCAATGCCGGGCAGAGCGGCCACACGCTGCATGTACGCGGCCTTCATGCGCCGGAGCTTGGCGGCATAGGCCCGGGCGTTCCTTCGATAGAACGCGCTGTTGTCCGGGTCCAGTTCCGCCAGTCCGGCGGCAATGGTGTAAATCTGTCGAATGGATGCGGTCACGGACACGAAGGTATGGGGATTCACGATCCTTCGGCCATCCAGTGTGCCGGAGACCGGAATCAGGGACACATCCCTGTTCGCGAAGATCAGGGGCAGCTTCCCCTGCATTCCGGCGGCCTCCACGATCTCGAACGCGAATTCGTCGTGCCCGATGCCGTTGACCACCAGTGCATCCAATTCCATGCAGCGCTTGATGTCCTCGGGCTGTGGCCGGTAGTTGTGCGGGTTGAAGCCCTCTCCGATAAGCGGCACGACCTCGGCCCGATCCCCCACGATGTTCTTCACGAAGCTGTAATAGGGATGCAGGGTGATGCCGATCCGCATGCCTGACGCCTGTGCACCGGTCGCCTGAAGCAGCAATGCGCAGGCAACCAGCATGATGGCAATGCAACGACTCTTCATTGCTGAAATTTCCTTCCCCGGGCGTGCCGGGTTTCCTCTTCCCCGCTTCTGGCCACCACCTCGCGCCAGCCAGCACTGATGAGCGCCTGATCGGTCACGGATTCCGGCAAGGCCGGAGCCTGTTCGCGATGCATCCAGATTTCAAAGGGCGGGTGTGTGGGACGCACGGAGGCATTCCCCTGTTTCTTGACGTGCGAATGCAGCATGACCAGCAGAAACGCACCGGAAAAATCCGCGTCCTGCGGCGTTCCCAGATAGACGGCGATGTGCGATTCCCCGGTCGCCAGCACACTCCGGGTCCAGTTGAGCCGGCCGCTCCGGGTCCAGGCGGCATCACGTACAAAGGGCGGCACGAATTCACGTTCCAGCCGGGTCACGCCCGGCCATTCCCCGGCCAGTTCGCCGTGCATGGCCTCGATCTCCGGTCCTGCGGAGGTCAGGGCGTTGAACACCGCCAATTCCGCAGCGCCAAGATCGCCGAACGCACTCACACGCCACTCGGGCACGGTCTCTTCCCGAACGTCACCTTGTTGCAGCCAGATGAACAATGCACATGCACAAACCGTCATGACTGCCGCGAGCAGCACCAG
Above is a window of Pseudodesulfovibrio tunisiensis DNA encoding:
- the plsY gene encoding glycerol-3-phosphate 1-O-acyltransferase PlsY, which translates into the protein MLYIIWPIMAYILGSIPFGLVIAKTFCNIDPRTDGSRNIGATNVARLCGVQFGVAALVLDLLKGFVPVLLASTWNDSPLFLSFVILGAIFGHIFPCFLHFRGGKAVATTVGTFFAVSFWSTFFSGALCLAVVALSGHVSMGSLTLALAIPVFLFLTGNFGFVPVGMLVTLILFWRHRDNIYRLARGEENPWLKSSK
- a CDS encoding metal ABC transporter solute-binding protein, Zn/Mn family, translating into MFFRIMLGLFVVMSLAVPVRAGQSVPVVLASLDATLLMGRALCQGTSIHVERAVPAGYSMQGHAAYCKRHFPEFRERAEKAEAVLSIASAWPEDPLYPWARRANIRIVHIDAARPLDGSGVGVPLLSVQGRVSPFAWRGPAGMARMAAIAAADLERLFPGQRDRIRHNLESLQTTLFALRTRYEMAFAESESVTVAAMTPNFGYLTDGFGLDVIGCFSRPEQDWTSEQGDAFAEELRENGVKAVVCAWEPGGVPLQAMRRAGAVPVVPETFHDNGDAAERLIADTFERNLEKLRRALQ
- a CDS encoding metal ABC transporter permease; the encoded protein is MDFLYDLIRVPLMEWGRSGVLPDFLQYAFVVNALLCSLLIGPLLGGIGTMVVSKRLAFFSQAVGQAALTGVALGVVLGEPVTAPYASLFGFCILFGLLMNYTRNRTRMSPDTVIGVFLSVSLAVGACVLLYVTGRVNMHVLDNILFGSILTVNDTDMNVLLIITILCAGLGIPLFNRMLLAGFNPSLAQVRGVNAKLHDYVFILMITLITVASLKIVGAVLVEALFIIPAAAARNVSRSMRGFFFLSMTFASASCLLGVIVPMQFEIPVPSGGAIILAASCIFALTAFVRACCGSFKEASV
- a CDS encoding metal ABC transporter ATP-binding protein; its protein translation is MARPRADMGPSLHFEDVGLWLGGGSILEHIDFAVEAGTIHCLIGPNGGGKTSLLRSLLGQMPHTGTIRIRWGRARTIGYVPQALDFDRTLPMTVEDFLAMTCQHRPAFLGLGRRHRAEVAEALDRVGMSGKRKRLFGALSGGERQRVLLAQALIPRPRLLILDEPATGLDREGDELVRSFCREFRDEGATVLVIHHDLSVVRELGDAVTCVNRRVLFSGPPESELTPDRVFSIFSSAKAA
- a CDS encoding metal ABC transporter solute-binding protein, Zn/Mn family yields the protein MKSRCIAIMLVACALLLQATGAQASGMRIGITLHPYYSFVKNIVGDRAEVVPLIGEGFNPHNYRPQPEDIKRCMELDALVVNGIGHDEFAFEIVEAAGMQGKLPLIFANRDVSLIPVSGTLDGRRIVNPHTFVSVTASIRQIYTIAAGLAELDPDNSAFYRRNARAYAAKLRRMKAAYMQRVAALPGIDFRCATIHGGYDYLFQEFGLQVTAVIEPGHGLKPTASQLAKTIEEIRRLGVEVVFTEMHFPDRFVQTIHQETGVRIRHLSHLTAGEYSVGGFEKGIRANLEALTRALEDAQVMHKEAHHG
- a CDS encoding DUF6162 family protein codes for the protein MTGARSLEEMHPVQEVMVRPAGAGCESRLVLLAAVMTVCACALFIWLQQGDVREETVPEWRVSAFGDLGAAELAVFNALTSAGPEIEAMHGELAGEWPGVTRLEREFVPPFVRDAAWTRSGRLNWTRSVLATGESHIAVYLGTPQDADFSGAFLLVMLHSHVKKQGNASVRPTHPPFEIWMHREQAPALPESVTDQALISAGWREVVARSGEEETRHARGRKFQQ